Proteins from a single region of Bdellovibrio bacteriovorus HD100:
- a CDS encoding aminotransferase class V-fold PLP-dependent enzyme produces MFQDFSAAFEKYKDTFFVNLNNGTLGLCPSVVIDQQKAELGTFEHNTSTGYGAAWARLWALQERLGRFIKARPQDLFLRPNVTLALNEIIMGLQLPADSEILSTSFEYGAVVNILHFKARKDRLSVRFINADFMYDEISADEAVSKIVSQISDKTRVFVVSHVFTGNGLTMPLEKLATALRARDVLLVVDGAHAPGLLDLNFTNELKNVDYYAGNLHKWFMGPKGTAFGWVNPLFQDQMQPAYGSWTTEEKILPGMGAYCDHPFAARMLWSHSMSYASLYGLESCFDFWDQAGSEFIRTEIQKRMNYLEDGLNQFKIKSLKGRHSDIASSLLCYKVGSFPGIEFDGLFVRHSKPQLQVGLPRVPGWPVLRLTPHIHNTREELDSAISTLSKFV; encoded by the coding sequence ATGTTTCAGGATTTTTCCGCCGCTTTTGAGAAGTACAAAGACACGTTTTTCGTGAATCTCAACAACGGCACTTTGGGGCTGTGTCCTTCGGTTGTTATTGATCAGCAAAAGGCCGAGCTGGGCACTTTTGAACACAACACATCTACTGGGTATGGTGCAGCCTGGGCTCGTCTGTGGGCCCTGCAAGAGCGTCTGGGGCGTTTCATCAAAGCCCGACCTCAGGATCTGTTTCTTCGCCCCAATGTCACTTTGGCATTAAATGAAATTATCATGGGTTTGCAACTGCCTGCAGACTCCGAAATTCTTTCCACCAGCTTTGAATACGGTGCGGTTGTTAACATTCTGCATTTCAAGGCCCGCAAAGACCGTCTTTCTGTGCGCTTTATCAACGCGGATTTTATGTATGATGAAATCTCGGCGGATGAAGCGGTTTCAAAGATCGTTTCGCAAATCTCGGACAAAACCCGCGTCTTCGTTGTCAGCCATGTCTTTACTGGCAACGGTCTGACCATGCCTTTGGAAAAACTGGCGACAGCTTTAAGAGCCAGAGACGTTTTATTGGTGGTTGATGGGGCTCATGCGCCAGGTTTATTGGATTTAAACTTCACAAACGAGCTTAAAAACGTCGATTATTATGCCGGGAATCTGCACAAATGGTTTATGGGTCCCAAAGGCACCGCATTTGGCTGGGTGAATCCTTTGTTTCAGGATCAGATGCAGCCGGCTTATGGATCTTGGACCACCGAAGAAAAGATTCTGCCTGGTATGGGTGCTTATTGTGATCATCCGTTTGCAGCACGCATGCTGTGGTCGCATTCAATGAGTTATGCAAGCCTGTATGGTTTGGAATCGTGCTTTGATTTCTGGGATCAGGCTGGATCTGAATTCATCAGAACTGAAATTCAAAAACGTATGAACTATCTTGAAGACGGCTTAAATCAATTCAAGATCAAATCACTTAAAGGCCGGCATTCAGATATTGCTTCAAGTCTATTATGTTACAAGGTCGGAAGTTTCCCCGGGATCGAGTTTGACGGCCTGTTTGTCCGTCATTCGAAACCACAGCTGCAGGTCGGCCTGCCAAGGGTTCCCGGGTGGCCTGTTTTAAGACTGACCCCGCATATTCATAACACCAGGGAAGAACTTGATTCCGCTATTTCAACGCTTTCCAAGTTCGTCTAA
- a CDS encoding NADAR family protein gives MAKTTFVSLFVLLTAFLVSCSDSSNKKPTQGVKPAAKSDDSWKAPYPAHWWKEVPREEAKSWEILPQDAGRMEVVLSKRNELGLLSNFAEASFVFHGVCYPTVEAFWQMMKYPETENDPRWAWAKNWKYTREQVSQMNGYAAKSAGGYANFLMEKNDANWVTFEGKVFPFATKEPAEHYNLIFEALIEKLRQNPEVLDVLVKTNDLKLLPDHGVSEKSPREWHYYLLWMDIREQLKNNQLSLVTGEDLSLKTCKGRNK, from the coding sequence ATGGCTAAAACGACATTTGTTTCTTTGTTTGTGCTTCTGACAGCATTTCTGGTTTCTTGTTCTGATTCCAGCAATAAAAAGCCCACCCAAGGTGTAAAACCTGCCGCAAAATCAGACGACTCCTGGAAAGCTCCGTATCCTGCACACTGGTGGAAAGAAGTTCCGCGTGAAGAAGCCAAATCCTGGGAAATCCTTCCGCAAGATGCCGGCCGCATGGAAGTTGTTTTAAGCAAAAGAAACGAGCTGGGCCTGCTTTCAAACTTTGCCGAAGCTTCTTTTGTATTCCATGGTGTTTGTTATCCAACGGTTGAAGCCTTCTGGCAGATGATGAAATATCCAGAGACTGAAAATGATCCGCGCTGGGCGTGGGCCAAGAACTGGAAATACACGCGCGAACAAGTTTCCCAGATGAATGGCTATGCCGCGAAAAGTGCCGGTGGTTATGCCAACTTCCTGATGGAAAAAAACGATGCCAACTGGGTGACCTTTGAAGGCAAGGTGTTTCCATTTGCGACCAAAGAACCAGCCGAACATTACAATCTGATCTTCGAAGCTCTGATCGAAAAACTGCGCCAGAATCCTGAAGTTTTGGATGTTCTGGTGAAGACAAATGATCTGAAACTTCTCCCCGACCATGGAGTTTCGGAAAAATCCCCCCGCGAATGGCATTACTATCTGCTGTGGATGGATATCCGCGAACAGCTGAAAAACAATCAGTTGTCTTTGGTGACCGGCGAAGATCTGTCTTTGAAAACCTGCAAAGGTCGTAATAAGTAA
- a CDS encoding MBL fold metallo-hydrolase RNA specificity domain-containing protein has protein sequence MEIGFLGAAGTVTGSKFLVHNNDTRILVDCGMFQGFKELRELNWEDFPFDPRDIQAVVLTHAHLDHCGALPLLVKKGFKGPIYCTEPTLELTKIILLDSAKIQEEDADYANKKGFSKHSPALALYTTEDVERTLPLLRPVNLHTQFEIGSLKVCFYSSGHILGAASATISNGEKSIHFSGDLGRYNDPLMPAPEPPAKADYLVMESTYGDRDHSPKTSKEVLKECILEIVKSRGVLLIPSFAVGRAQNLLFEITELKRDGEVPAQIPVYFNSPMGHEVALLYEKYHPFHRLGSGQFAEVMSEVHTIKTAEESRALNDDKSGPKIIIAASGMLTGGRVLHHLKAFGPDSRNIVLLAGFQSPGTRGFSLLNGAREIKIHGLYVEINCKVIPSDSFSAHADRSDLMTWLKQAPEIPKRMFLVHGEPVAADELRKRIDKELKWYVTVPRMGQIIST, from the coding sequence ATGGAGATCGGATTTTTAGGAGCTGCCGGCACTGTGACAGGGTCCAAGTTTCTGGTACATAATAACGACACCCGAATTTTGGTCGACTGTGGCATGTTCCAGGGCTTTAAGGAACTTCGAGAACTCAATTGGGAGGATTTCCCATTTGATCCACGCGATATTCAGGCTGTCGTGCTGACTCACGCCCATCTGGATCACTGCGGAGCTTTGCCTTTGTTGGTTAAAAAAGGTTTTAAAGGTCCGATTTATTGTACTGAACCGACACTGGAGCTGACGAAAATCATTCTGCTGGATTCAGCCAAGATCCAGGAAGAAGATGCGGACTACGCCAACAAAAAAGGCTTCTCAAAACACAGTCCGGCTCTGGCGTTGTATACAACGGAAGATGTCGAAAGAACTTTGCCGCTGCTGCGGCCCGTGAATCTGCATACTCAATTTGAAATCGGCTCCCTGAAGGTTTGTTTTTACAGCAGCGGCCATATCCTGGGGGCGGCTTCAGCAACGATTTCAAACGGCGAAAAAAGCATCCACTTTTCCGGTGATTTAGGCCGATATAATGATCCTTTGATGCCAGCTCCTGAACCACCGGCCAAAGCTGATTATCTCGTGATGGAATCAACCTATGGTGACCGCGATCATTCTCCGAAAACCTCCAAAGAAGTTCTTAAAGAATGCATCTTGGAAATCGTGAAATCACGGGGAGTCCTGCTGATTCCAAGTTTTGCTGTGGGTCGTGCACAGAATCTGCTGTTTGAAATAACGGAGCTAAAAAGAGACGGGGAGGTCCCCGCCCAAATCCCCGTTTATTTTAATTCTCCTATGGGCCATGAAGTCGCCCTCCTTTACGAAAAATACCACCCATTCCATCGTCTGGGTTCCGGTCAGTTCGCTGAGGTTATGTCAGAAGTTCATACGATTAAAACCGCTGAAGAATCCAGGGCCCTGAATGATGATAAATCCGGGCCCAAGATCATCATCGCAGCCAGCGGTATGTTGACTGGCGGCCGGGTTTTGCATCATTTAAAAGCTTTTGGACCTGATTCCAGGAACATTGTTTTACTGGCAGGATTCCAAAGCCCCGGAACCCGTGGATTCAGCTTGTTGAATGGCGCCAGAGAAATCAAAATCCATGGTCTATATGTGGAGATAAACTGCAAAGTGATTCCATCTGATTCATTTTCAGCTCATGCAGACAGAAGTGATTTGATGACCTGGTTAAAACAGGCTCCAGAGATCCCCAAAAGGATGTTTTTAGTGCATGGGGAACCGGTGGCGGCCGATGAGCTTCGAAAACGCATCGATAAAGAATTAAAATGGTACGTTACAGTGCCTAGAATGGGTCAGATTATAAGCACTTAG
- a CDS encoding YjjG family noncanonical pyrimidine nucleotidase, with protein MKYDLFLFDLDDTLLDFKASEKLSFVSAMNSVGLTTDLDNLFRTYQIENAALWKQFEQGKTTKDLLKVERFRKLFDIHAIEIDPVLTANRYLDALPEAVVLIDHAVELCDFLSGKGELGIITNGIQTTQVQRLSRSKLAPFISFMAVSEEAGYAKPDVRFFEYTVKQARKFDKKSTLMVGDKLETDILGAHHFGIDSCWFNPAKTKIEPHEVAPQLEITHLSELRKLLGPGSTGQGRGS; from the coding sequence ATGAAATACGATTTGTTTCTTTTTGATTTGGACGACACCTTGCTGGACTTTAAAGCGTCTGAAAAACTGTCCTTTGTTTCGGCGATGAATTCTGTCGGGCTGACAACAGATCTGGACAACCTTTTTCGCACCTATCAAATTGAAAATGCCGCTTTATGGAAGCAATTTGAACAGGGAAAAACCACCAAGGATCTTTTAAAGGTCGAACGCTTCCGCAAGCTGTTTGATATCCACGCCATTGAAATCGATCCTGTATTGACCGCGAACAGATATCTGGATGCGTTGCCGGAAGCTGTTGTGCTGATCGATCACGCCGTGGAACTGTGTGATTTTTTAAGTGGCAAAGGAGAACTTGGAATTATCACCAATGGGATTCAAACCACCCAGGTTCAGCGCCTCAGTCGCTCCAAACTGGCTCCGTTTATCAGCTTTATGGCTGTATCTGAAGAGGCTGGCTATGCCAAGCCCGATGTCCGATTCTTTGAATACACCGTCAAGCAGGCCCGCAAGTTTGATAAAAAATCGACCTTGATGGTTGGAGACAAGCTGGAAACGGACATCCTGGGAGCACATCATTTCGGTATTGATTCCTGCTGGTTTAATCCAGCAAAGACCAAAATTGAACCTCATGAAGTCGCTCCACAATTGGAGATCACTCATCTTTCAGAACTAAGAAAGTTGCTGGGTCCAGGTTCAACTGGGCAGGGACGTGGGAGTTAG
- a CDS encoding substrate-binding periplasmic protein: MKTLLFVAILLVSSWGWALPLLRVAFSLDKPPYVIHETSSGLEVELLRQVFLDMGYEMIPVFQPPARSVRSLELGRVAAMATITNMPKFHLSDSYITFQNFAWTLKSKSFRLNALSDLGKRSVIAFQNARYFLGPEFSAAISKSSDYQEYAEQRRQIKMLMMDRVDVIICEERTFRMNQEILRKASNQPLPEVEKHALFEKSQYSVAFRDKKMRDLFNKSLKRIRENGDLKFVFNRYAD; the protein is encoded by the coding sequence TTGAAGACCCTTTTGTTCGTTGCAATTTTACTTGTGTCATCCTGGGGTTGGGCACTTCCCCTGCTGCGGGTGGCTTTTTCTCTCGACAAACCTCCTTATGTCATTCATGAAACATCCAGTGGTCTGGAAGTGGAACTTTTGCGCCAGGTGTTTCTGGATATGGGCTATGAGATGATCCCGGTGTTTCAGCCTCCGGCACGTTCGGTGCGCAGTCTGGAGTTGGGACGTGTTGCGGCCATGGCGACCATCACCAATATGCCTAAATTCCATTTGTCGGATTCCTATATCACATTTCAGAATTTCGCCTGGACCCTGAAGTCGAAATCCTTTCGGTTGAATGCATTAAGTGATCTGGGCAAAAGAAGTGTCATTGCTTTTCAAAATGCCCGTTATTTTCTGGGCCCGGAGTTTAGCGCGGCCATCAGTAAAAGCTCAGACTATCAGGAGTATGCCGAGCAAAGAAGGCAGATAAAGATGCTCATGATGGACCGGGTGGATGTAATCATCTGTGAAGAGCGCACCTTCCGCATGAACCAGGAAATTCTTCGAAAAGCCTCCAACCAACCTTTGCCAGAAGTTGAAAAACACGCCTTGTTTGAAAAATCCCAGTATTCAGTGGCCTTTCGGGATAAAAAAATGAGGGATCTGTTTAATAAATCCCTGAAAAGAATCCGTGAAAACGGAGACCTCAAATTTGTTTTCAATCGATACGCAGATTGA
- a CDS encoding D-alanyl-D-alanine carboxypeptidase family protein has translation MECLRGLLLLLVCFLYLKAQALPSVKALSWVLLDASSGQILAELNKDQRLPPASLTKVMTAYMVFSEIREGRLSRMDRVKVSEQAIIRRPEESSMYLRVGEFVTVEELLRGLIVASANDAALVLAEVVSGSQKAFTEQMNKTAQKLGMTQSLFANSSGLYTEKHYSTAKDLGLLAVRISQEFPEYFEYSSSKELTFRDFHKKNTNDLLFSKLPVDGMKTGHIKAAGWCVMVSARKNKRPDKKSERYIAVVLGAPSNQDRFVAGRALLEFAFSQPSTFKESF, from the coding sequence ATGGAATGCCTGAGGGGGTTGCTTCTTCTTTTGGTGTGTTTCTTGTATTTGAAGGCGCAAGCCCTGCCTTCGGTGAAGGCCCTGTCCTGGGTTTTGCTGGATGCCTCCAGTGGGCAGATTCTGGCAGAACTTAATAAAGATCAAAGACTTCCCCCGGCTTCTTTAACCAAAGTGATGACGGCTTATATGGTCTTTTCCGAGATTCGCGAGGGACGGCTTTCCCGCATGGATCGGGTGAAGGTTTCTGAGCAGGCGATCATTCGACGCCCGGAAGAGTCCAGTATGTATTTGAGGGTCGGGGAGTTCGTGACGGTGGAAGAGCTTCTGCGCGGCCTTATTGTGGCTTCCGCCAACGACGCGGCCCTTGTTCTGGCCGAAGTCGTTTCAGGAAGTCAGAAAGCTTTTACAGAGCAAATGAACAAGACGGCGCAAAAACTGGGGATGACTCAAAGTCTGTTTGCCAACTCTTCAGGGCTGTACACGGAAAAACATTATTCCACCGCGAAAGATCTGGGGTTGTTGGCAGTGCGGATTTCTCAAGAGTTCCCCGAGTACTTTGAATACTCGTCCAGTAAAGAGCTGACCTTTCGCGATTTTCACAAGAAAAACACCAATGACTTGCTGTTTTCGAAACTGCCGGTGGATGGCATGAAGACGGGACATATCAAAGCGGCAGGCTGGTGTGTGATGGTCAGTGCGCGAAAAAACAAACGCCCGGATAAAAAGTCCGAGCGTTATATTGCGGTTGTTTTGGGGGCGCCCAGCAATCAGGATCGCTTCGTCGCGGGCCGGGCCCTGCTGGAGTTCGCCTTCAGTCAGCCCAGCACTTTTAAAGAATCCTTTTAG
- a CDS encoding phosphotransferase enzyme family protein translates to MSSQNEIERLQPVLDFWPLGGVRSVTEILNGAVNQVFRIEASLGNFYLRLYKTEDRGRVLREHALIEYVAAHNLPAVQTLPSRFGTSLIEYQGKYGALYFEAPGHQVKKTDLTEVHARASGTMLAQLHKILKPLPDAGYRKYSLNWDAREWIARLDKIETALLQRPHQSEADQWVLYRLKDQREWMRNPACLHSYVPKYSAQVLHGDYHQGNLFFQKETVCGVIDWDQAVYMPRGFEVARVASYMFDLKRDLTMAFLEAYMALNPLPQEELEDGAKAWGCHCDHYVWAQEEIYLHGNERARVFIPDTPYKPFSEVWAQLTKTL, encoded by the coding sequence ATGAGTTCACAGAATGAAATTGAAAGACTGCAACCCGTTCTGGATTTCTGGCCCCTGGGGGGCGTGAGGTCCGTGACGGAGATTTTAAATGGTGCTGTGAACCAGGTCTTCCGCATTGAAGCCAGTCTGGGGAATTTTTATCTGCGTCTTTACAAGACCGAAGATCGTGGACGGGTATTGCGGGAGCACGCATTGATCGAATATGTGGCGGCTCACAATCTGCCAGCTGTGCAAACCCTGCCATCGCGTTTCGGAACTTCATTGATTGAATATCAGGGAAAGTATGGCGCCCTGTATTTTGAAGCTCCGGGGCACCAGGTGAAAAAAACGGATCTGACGGAGGTCCATGCCCGGGCCTCAGGAACCATGTTAGCTCAACTTCATAAGATCTTAAAACCATTGCCAGATGCCGGCTATCGCAAGTACTCCTTGAACTGGGATGCCCGGGAATGGATTGCCCGTTTGGATAAGATTGAAACGGCCCTTTTGCAAAGACCTCATCAGTCCGAGGCGGATCAATGGGTCCTGTACCGGCTTAAAGATCAGCGAGAGTGGATGCGAAATCCTGCGTGTCTGCATTCTTATGTTCCAAAGTATTCAGCTCAAGTTCTGCATGGAGACTATCATCAGGGAAATTTGTTTTTTCAAAAAGAAACTGTCTGTGGCGTGATCGACTGGGACCAAGCGGTGTATATGCCCCGTGGTTTTGAAGTGGCTCGTGTGGCGTCTTACATGTTTGATCTGAAGCGGGATCTGACCATGGCCTTTCTGGAAGCTTATATGGCTTTAAATCCATTGCCTCAGGAAGAACTTGAAGATGGTGCGAAAGCCTGGGGCTGTCATTGTGATCACTATGTCTGGGCTCAGGAAGAAATCTATCTTCATGGCAATGAGCGCGCCCGCGTGTTTATTCCCGACACCCCTTACAAACCCTTCTCTGAAGTCTGGGCACAACTGACAAAGACCCTTTAA
- a CDS encoding DUF2784 family protein produces the protein MAFVPSSKFRFKQEVLPIDPLAVLDIFLHALHLGVMFSNLFLWWFRKTLWLAQITLAMTLISWVGLGYRYGWGYCFLTEWQWQIKSKRGELSLPDSYIQYILQKLGFSYADSDVNRVVLFLFVVSILGCLWRTWRKFSAKAGTSFVSK, from the coding sequence CTGGCATTCGTTCCATCGTCGAAATTCCGGTTTAAGCAAGAGGTCCTTCCGATTGACCCTCTGGCCGTTCTGGATATTTTTCTTCATGCTCTTCATCTTGGGGTGATGTTCAGCAATTTATTTCTGTGGTGGTTTCGTAAAACTTTGTGGCTGGCGCAAATCACGCTGGCCATGACTCTGATTTCCTGGGTGGGGTTGGGGTATCGCTATGGGTGGGGCTACTGCTTTTTGACGGAATGGCAGTGGCAAATCAAATCAAAACGGGGTGAGCTGTCGCTTCCCGATTCCTATATTCAATACATTCTGCAGAAGCTGGGTTTTTCCTATGCGGATTCCGATGTGAATCGTGTCGTTTTATTTTTGTTTGTTGTTTCAATTTTGGGTTGCCTGTGGCGCACCTGGAGAAAGTTTTCTGCAAAAGCAGGAACTTCTTTTGTCTCAAAATAA
- a CDS encoding KH domain-containing protein: MNDIEAFKYEERKSKGADIDQEKYREEIRQLIEHMVRLLVDHPDTVTVSTYVGPKTTVYRVNCAKENLGQVIGTQGKTIMGLRAVVHAMTARTGIRSIVEIPV, encoded by the coding sequence ATGAATGACATCGAAGCCTTTAAGTATGAAGAACGTAAAAGCAAAGGCGCAGATATTGACCAGGAAAAATATCGAGAGGAGATTCGTCAGCTGATTGAGCACATGGTGCGATTGCTGGTGGATCACCCTGACACAGTGACAGTCAGCACCTATGTGGGGCCCAAGACCACGGTGTACCGCGTGAATTGTGCCAAAGAAAATCTGGGGCAAGTGATCGGGACTCAAGGTAAGACCATCATGGGCCTGCGGGCCGTGGTGCATGCGATGACGGCGCGAACTGGCATTCGTTCCATCGTCGAAATTCCGGTTTAA
- a CDS encoding alpha/beta fold hydrolase, with product MKSLTLAFLLLCVSLCTHASEDVTEDYLLAEADVPEVDFRRGRFFCDSEELQGLRFKYCYRDPGSANNSDIVYFFHGLNGSEKTWHRQFLGTRTIQDWWELRGYRPRIISVSFGPQWLLVNNKRFPLIPYFTRVIMPYLEKKVGGLQGGQRHVIGQSMGGFNAAAISLKNPGMFSRVALLCPAIATIGPFASDREIDAYIRRTGAFRFLVEKMLRISKSVFVDKKDWDNHDPLKLIKKYPKGKKPRFFVSIGRNDGYGFQEGSAAFIKRAQSFSFLFSWVPVPGPHCNFKRIGTANFIMGD from the coding sequence ATGAAGAGTTTGACTCTAGCTTTTCTCCTTCTGTGCGTTTCACTGTGTACTCATGCGTCTGAAGATGTAACCGAGGATTATCTGCTGGCAGAAGCGGATGTTCCGGAAGTTGATTTTCGCCGTGGAAGGTTTTTCTGTGATTCTGAGGAATTGCAGGGCCTTCGGTTTAAGTACTGTTACCGGGATCCAGGCAGCGCGAACAACAGCGATATAGTCTATTTCTTTCATGGACTGAATGGTTCAGAGAAAACCTGGCACCGCCAGTTTTTGGGAACCAGGACCATACAGGACTGGTGGGAGCTTCGCGGATATCGGCCTCGGATCATTTCGGTGTCTTTTGGTCCGCAGTGGCTTTTGGTTAATAACAAACGATTTCCTCTGATTCCTTATTTCACCCGGGTGATTATGCCTTATCTGGAGAAAAAGGTCGGAGGGCTGCAAGGTGGACAGCGCCATGTGATCGGTCAATCCATGGGGGGATTTAATGCCGCAGCGATTTCGCTGAAGAATCCGGGCATGTTTTCGCGGGTGGCCTTATTGTGTCCGGCCATTGCGACCATAGGTCCCTTTGCCAGTGACCGGGAGATTGATGCGTACATCCGGCGCACCGGTGCTTTCCGTTTTTTAGTTGAGAAAATGCTGCGTATTTCTAAATCCGTGTTCGTGGATAAAAAGGACTGGGATAATCATGATCCGCTGAAGCTGATCAAAAAGTACCCCAAGGGCAAAAAGCCAAGGTTCTTTGTTTCCATCGGGCGCAATGATGGTTATGGATTCCAGGAGGGCTCTGCCGCCTTTATCAAAAGGGCTCAGTCGTTTTCCTTCCTGTTTAGCTGGGTGCCAGTCCCGGGACCACATTGCAACTTTAAGCGTATAGGCACAGCCAATTTCATCATGGGGGACTAG